One segment of Curtobacterium poinsettiae DNA contains the following:
- a CDS encoding Ig-like domain-containing protein: MSGENVDEGAVGGDGPRRRPRFALLAAATTVLVAGLLGAAVAPAVAVAADGTSVEAAAADAPAVPVARAAATPTATPEPSEIAPPSPGRPGAPTPTPTRPAVRPTIADPGDVTTGTTRFHGTGTPGHTVRVTGPAATGPSGCTTRVDPNGSWACLGTVRSGPQQVFTVRDLVAALPVASAPASDVIVPPTLAAAGPTGGTVSGTGYPGSTVLLSVTGSSAQQTARVGADGRWVAALGSLADGRFTVTASQTASTARGYRSDLRSAASAPVTVTVDRTAPAAPRIATPDDGERIGTRSTTVAGTGEPGARVTVYVDRAPVCGVVVASDASWSCSTAGSTLRAGVHQLTATQHDVAGNYSRSSAAVRVTAWSTTTAPTATPTPGATDTPGTPGASTPGSGTTTGTPGATGHGGTSNGSGNGNGTNAAGHGGDGGNSDEAGGAAGNGTGTGSAPVGAGSAGGHPDWSGPAGDWTAATTYDRTVPTIQAAFSWRTVLVATAVAAGFLVLVAAPLALVAAVTRGRLRSPFAGLLGRNRSRSDRSRGDDVLPTWASITVAVSVAALCTLLGVGVELEARYARLAIAVLAGTGVLTAAVVFATRWAAGSDHRTVGFRVSPWLVLGALVACGVTRAADLSPALIVGVVLVPSVRPGLGTGPLRLGTGIATSARDATWRVLALLGLAAAGWVLHSLLAGGGFWVSLGSEFAITLCVGGLGAVVATLLPVTGSAGSALLAASRARYVALAVVAVALTTAVYSGTTGTHAAPALLVGIAAACVAAAIAALVWLRTGRRAARV, from the coding sequence ATGAGCGGGGAGAACGTGGACGAGGGGGCCGTCGGGGGCGACGGCCCTCGTCGTCGTCCCCGCTTCGCCCTGCTCGCAGCGGCGACGACGGTCCTCGTCGCCGGTCTGCTCGGCGCCGCCGTCGCCCCGGCCGTCGCGGTCGCCGCGGACGGCACGTCGGTGGAGGCTGCCGCTGCGGACGCCCCGGCAGTCCCCGTCGCCCGGGCAGCCGCCACTCCCACTGCGACCCCCGAGCCGAGCGAGATCGCTCCGCCGAGTCCCGGCCGGCCGGGCGCTCCGACGCCCACCCCCACGCGTCCCGCCGTCCGGCCCACCATCGCCGACCCGGGTGACGTCACGACGGGGACGACGCGCTTCCACGGCACCGGCACCCCCGGGCACACCGTCCGGGTGACCGGCCCGGCCGCGACGGGTCCGTCCGGGTGCACGACCCGGGTGGACCCGAACGGTTCCTGGGCCTGCCTCGGCACCGTCCGCTCGGGCCCGCAACAGGTCTTCACGGTGCGCGACCTCGTCGCCGCGCTGCCCGTCGCGAGTGCACCGGCCTCGGACGTCATCGTCCCGCCGACACTGGCGGCCGCCGGGCCCACCGGCGGCACGGTCTCCGGGACGGGGTACCCCGGATCGACGGTGCTGCTGTCGGTGACCGGGTCGTCGGCCCAGCAGACCGCCCGGGTCGGTGCGGACGGCCGGTGGGTGGCCGCCCTCGGGTCGCTCGCCGACGGCCGGTTCACCGTCACCGCGTCGCAGACCGCCAGCACGGCGCGCGGCTACCGGTCGGACCTGCGGAGCGCGGCATCCGCTCCCGTGACGGTCACGGTCGACCGCACGGCGCCCGCCGCCCCGCGCATCGCGACGCCGGACGACGGCGAACGGATCGGCACCCGCTCGACGACGGTGGCCGGGACCGGTGAGCCGGGCGCCCGCGTGACCGTGTACGTCGACCGTGCGCCGGTGTGCGGCGTGGTGGTCGCGTCGGACGCCTCGTGGTCGTGCTCCACCGCGGGGTCGACGCTGCGCGCCGGTGTGCACCAGCTCACCGCGACGCAGCACGACGTCGCGGGCAACTACTCCCGGTCGTCGGCCGCCGTCCGTGTCACGGCGTGGTCGACCACCACGGCCCCGACCGCCACACCGACCCCGGGCGCCACCGACACCCCGGGGACGCCGGGCGCGTCGACGCCGGGGTCCGGCACGACGACGGGCACCCCCGGCGCGACCGGCCACGGTGGCACCAGCAACGGCAGCGGCAACGGCAACGGCACGAACGCCGCGGGTCACGGGGGCGACGGCGGCAACAGCGACGAAGCCGGCGGCGCAGCAGGCAACGGCACCGGCACCGGCAGCGCCCCGGTCGGCGCCGGCAGCGCCGGAGGCCACCCCGACTGGTCCGGCCCCGCGGGCGACTGGACCGCGGCGACGACGTACGACCGCACCGTCCCGACCATCCAGGCCGCGTTCTCGTGGCGGACCGTCCTGGTCGCCACCGCCGTCGCCGCCGGGTTCCTCGTGCTGGTCGCCGCGCCGCTCGCCCTCGTGGCCGCGGTCACCCGGGGCCGCCTCCGCTCGCCGTTCGCCGGGCTGCTCGGACGCAACCGCTCGCGGTCGGACCGCTCCCGCGGCGACGACGTCCTGCCGACCTGGGCGTCGATCACCGTCGCGGTGTCCGTCGCGGCGCTGTGCACCCTGCTCGGGGTCGGCGTCGAGCTCGAGGCCCGCTACGCCCGTCTGGCGATCGCCGTCCTCGCCGGTACCGGCGTCCTGACCGCCGCCGTCGTGTTCGCCACGCGGTGGGCAGCCGGCAGCGACCACCGCACGGTCGGGTTCCGGGTGTCGCCCTGGCTCGTGCTCGGAGCCCTCGTGGCGTGCGGCGTCACCCGCGCGGCGGACCTGTCCCCCGCACTCATCGTCGGGGTCGTCCTCGTGCCGTCCGTCCGCCCCGGACTCGGGACCGGCCCGCTCCGCCTCGGCACCGGGATCGCGACGAGCGCCCGGGATGCGACCTGGCGGGTGCTGGCGCTGCTCGGACTCGCCGCGGCCGGCTGGGTGCTGCACAGCCTGCTCGCGGGCGGTGGTTTCTGGGTGTCGCTCGGGTCGGAGTTCGCCATCACACTGTGCGTCGGCGGCCTCGGTGCCGTGGTCGCGACCCTGCTGCCCGTCACGGGGTCCGCCGGCAGCGCGCTGCTCGCCGCCTCGCGCGCTCGGTACGTCGCGCTCGCGGTGGTCGCCGTCGCGCTGACCACCGCGGTCTACTCGGGGACGACCGGCACGCACGCCGCACCGGCCCTGCTCGTCGGGATCGCCGCGGCCTGCGTGGCGGCCGCGATCGCGGCCCTGGTCTGGCTGCGCACCGGCCGGCGCGCGGCCCGCGTCTGA